Proteins encoded by one window of Pseudonocardia sp. HH130629-09:
- a CDS encoding MFS transporter, producing MVTALRRGALFAGAFLGPFGGGMTAAMLPELGTEFGVPTATASVSITAYLLPFAGVMLVSGTLGDRWGRGRTVVAGYALYVVASLVCVLAVSWPLFLAGRALQGVANAFTTPLLLAALAAAVEPDRLGRVLGWFGSLQAAGQTSAPLVGGLAAEVDWWWAFWGAAGVALALAVIGIPGGGSPSDGDPRPRLRAAWTGPVLRLGLVAGIGWGCLAGLNFLLALRLEEVFGLGSGPRGLVLTALGVAGILTARVIGGAVDRFGARRCVLAGSVIGGVLVAAIGLVPWLGVVVALWAVGGVCSQLVLVGVNALVLGPAGGGGGGAVSVVQAVRFAGTAASPVALTPVYHADPLVAFLAPAALLAAGAPAVLAVDRAHRV from the coding sequence GTGGTCACCGCCCTGCGCCGGGGGGCGCTGTTCGCCGGGGCGTTCCTCGGCCCGTTCGGCGGCGGGATGACCGCGGCGATGCTGCCCGAGTTGGGCACCGAGTTCGGCGTCCCGACGGCGACCGCGTCGGTCTCGATCACCGCGTACCTGCTGCCGTTCGCCGGGGTCATGCTCGTCTCGGGCACCCTCGGCGACCGTTGGGGGCGGGGACGCACCGTCGTCGCCGGGTACGCGCTCTACGTCGTCGCCTCGTTGGTCTGCGTGCTGGCGGTGTCCTGGCCCCTGTTCCTGGCGGGGCGGGCACTGCAGGGCGTCGCGAACGCCTTCACCACTCCCCTGCTGCTGGCGGCGCTGGCCGCCGCGGTGGAGCCGGACCGCCTCGGCCGGGTGCTGGGCTGGTTCGGGTCGCTGCAGGCGGCCGGGCAGACCTCGGCGCCGCTGGTCGGCGGGCTGGCCGCGGAGGTGGACTGGTGGTGGGCGTTCTGGGGCGCCGCGGGCGTGGCCCTGGCGCTGGCGGTGATCGGCATCCCCGGCGGCGGGTCGCCGTCCGACGGCGACCCCCGGCCTCGGCTGCGGGCGGCCTGGACCGGCCCGGTGCTGCGGCTCGGGCTGGTCGCCGGGATCGGCTGGGGCTGCCTGGCCGGGCTGAACTTCCTGCTCGCGCTGCGGCTGGAGGAGGTCTTCGGGCTCGGCTCGGGGCCACGCGGGCTGGTGCTGACCGCACTGGGGGTCGCCGGGATCCTGACCGCGCGGGTGATCGGCGGGGCGGTGGACCGGTTCGGGGCGCGGCGCTGCGTGCTGGCCGGGTCGGTCATCGGCGGCGTGCTCGTCGCGGCGATCGGGCTGGTCCCGTGGCTCGGGGTGGTCGTCGCGCTGTGGGCGGTCGGCGGGGTGTGCAGCCAGCTCGTCCTGGTCGGGGTGAACGCGCTGGTCCTCGGTCCGGCCGGGGGCGGCGGGGGCGGGGCGGTGTCGGTGGTGCAGGCGGTCCGCTTCGCCGGGACGGCGGCGTCGCCGGTCGCGCTGACGCCGGTGTACCACGCGGACCCGCTGGTGGCCTTCCTCGCGCCGGCCGCGCTGCTCGCGGCGGGCGCGCCGGCCGTCCTCGCGGTCGACCGGGCACACCGCGTCTGA
- a CDS encoding PAC2 family protein, which produces MTDREPSITGGDSTPHLVDPVLIAAFEGWNDAGEAASTALEHLELSWDAKPLTSIDPEEYYDFQVTRPHVKLADGVTRRIEWQTTRLSWATLPGTDRHVVLVNGIEPNLRWKTFCAELVGHAERLGVTKVITLGALLTEVPHTRPTPVNGTSWDAESQKAMGTEPSNYEGPTGIVAVFQQACVQAGIPAVSYWAEVPHYVSQAQVPKAAVALLHRIEESLDVEVPLGVLPEKAEEWERTVSEMADADDEVREYVRQLEEQASESDDEEARTELRETSGDSIAADFERYLRRRGPNS; this is translated from the coding sequence ATGACCGACCGAGAGCCGAGCATCACGGGTGGCGACAGCACTCCGCACCTGGTCGATCCGGTCCTCATCGCCGCGTTCGAGGGATGGAACGACGCCGGTGAGGCCGCGAGCACCGCGCTGGAGCACCTCGAGCTCAGCTGGGACGCGAAGCCTCTGACCTCGATCGATCCAGAGGAGTACTACGACTTCCAGGTCACGCGTCCGCACGTCAAGCTCGCCGACGGTGTCACCCGACGGATCGAGTGGCAGACCACCCGGCTGTCCTGGGCGACGCTGCCGGGCACCGACCGCCATGTCGTCCTGGTCAACGGGATCGAGCCGAACCTGCGCTGGAAGACGTTCTGCGCCGAGCTCGTGGGTCACGCGGAGCGTCTCGGCGTGACGAAGGTCATCACCTTGGGGGCCCTGCTCACCGAGGTCCCGCACACCCGGCCGACTCCGGTGAACGGCACGTCCTGGGACGCGGAGTCGCAGAAGGCGATGGGCACCGAGCCGTCGAACTACGAGGGCCCGACCGGGATCGTCGCGGTCTTCCAGCAGGCCTGCGTGCAGGCCGGCATCCCGGCCGTCTCCTACTGGGCCGAGGTGCCGCACTACGTCTCGCAGGCCCAGGTGCCCAAGGCCGCGGTCGCGCTGCTGCACCGGATCGAGGAGTCCCTCGACGTCGAGGTGCCGCTCGGGGTGCTGCCGGAGAAGGCCGAGGAGTGGGAGCGGACCGTCTCGGAGATGGCCGACGCCGACGACGAGGTCCGCGAGTACGTCCGCCAGCTGGAGGAGCAGGCCTCGGAGTCCGACGACGAGGAGGCCCGCACCGAGCTGCGCGAGACCTCCGGGGACTCGATCGCGGCGGACTTCGAGCGCTACCTGCGCCGCCGCGGCCCCAACTCCTGA
- the metH gene encoding methionine synthase, with amino-acid sequence MAELLGRRIAVIDGAWGTVIQGLGLTPEDYSADWLKGHPKDTNGDPDLLNLTRPDLILRAHRNYFDAGADLTTTNTFTATTIGQADYGLESKVDQMNVAAARLAREAADEAEKATGEPKWVAGSIGPLNVTLSLSPKVEDPAYRAVSYEQVYDSYAQQIAALDSGGVDILLIETIFDTLNSKAALQAAHDVAPHLPVWISVTIVDRSGRTLSGQTVDAFWTSVRHAAPLVVGLNCALGADEMRPHTVALAEISDAFVATYPNAGLPNAFGGYDETPEQTADYLREFAESGLVNIVGGCCGTGPEHIRHIADRVKGLPPRVPAEPPQRTRFSGLERFEIGPDTGFVMIGERTNVTGSKRFRRLIESKDYNGALDVALDMVRGGANILDVNMDADLLESADEMRTFLNLLATEPEVARLPIMIDSSRWSVIEAGLQCVQGKGVVNSISLKEGEEPFLEQARKVKAYGAGVVVMAFDESGQADTADRKVEICGRAYDLLVEKAGLDPHDIIFDPNILAVATGMEEHNDYAKAFIEACPRIKERCPGAHISGGVSNLSFAFRGNNVVREAMDSAFLFHAIKAGLDMGIVNAGQLAVYQDIPADLLEMVEDVLFNRRPDATDRLVENADRFKGEGTQRKVDLTWRENDVRARLEHALVHGIVDFVEADTEEARAEAARPLDVIEGPLMDGMKVVGDLFGDGKMFLPQVVKSARVMKRAVAYLEPFMEKEKEEAKARGEIDTRGNGKVVMATVKGDVHDIGKNIIGVVLGCNSYEVIDLGVMVPAQTILDTAVAEGADVVGLSGLITPSLDEMVNVATEMERRGLKLPLLIGGATTSRQHTAVKIAPQYQGDVLHVLDASRVVGVVSDLLDDDRAEVLSARNDADQQRLREQHEGRQAAPLLPFADAVANREVVDFGELPVPEFTGVRPCEPTIAELRELIDWQFLFLAWELKGKFPQILNSPVAKELYDDANAMLDQIIAEDRFTARGVYGFWPARAEGEDIVISPEGGDVRLPMLRQQTVKPQGRANRSLVDYVAPEGDHLGAFAVSIHGAEDMAAEFEAALDDYKAIMVKALADRLAEAFAEYAHRQARREWFEPDANQAVEDLHAERFRGIRPAFGYPACPDHTLKRPLFDLLGAEETGVGLTESFAMTPAAAVSGMMFAHPESRYFTVGRIGPDQVADYAGRLGVDVAVVEKWLRPNLGYTPDA; translated from the coding sequence CTGGCGGAGCTCCTCGGCCGTCGGATCGCTGTGATCGACGGTGCCTGGGGCACCGTCATCCAGGGCCTCGGCCTGACCCCGGAGGACTACTCCGCGGACTGGCTGAAGGGCCACCCCAAGGACACCAACGGCGACCCGGACCTGCTCAACCTCACCCGTCCGGACCTGATCCTCCGGGCGCACCGCAACTACTTCGACGCGGGCGCCGACCTGACGACGACCAACACCTTCACCGCGACCACGATCGGCCAGGCGGACTACGGCCTGGAGTCGAAGGTCGACCAGATGAACGTGGCCGCGGCGCGGCTGGCCCGCGAGGCCGCCGACGAGGCCGAGAAGGCCACCGGCGAGCCGAAGTGGGTGGCCGGCTCGATCGGACCGCTGAACGTGACGCTGTCGCTGTCGCCGAAGGTCGAGGACCCCGCCTACCGCGCGGTGTCCTACGAGCAGGTCTACGACTCCTACGCCCAGCAGATCGCGGCGCTCGACTCCGGCGGCGTCGACATCCTGCTGATCGAGACGATCTTCGACACGCTGAACTCGAAGGCCGCGCTGCAGGCCGCGCACGACGTCGCCCCGCACCTGCCGGTGTGGATCTCGGTGACCATCGTCGACCGCTCCGGGCGCACGCTGTCCGGGCAGACCGTCGACGCGTTCTGGACCTCGGTGCGTCACGCCGCGCCGCTCGTCGTCGGGCTGAACTGCGCGCTGGGCGCCGACGAGATGCGCCCGCACACCGTCGCGCTCGCCGAGATCAGCGACGCGTTCGTCGCCACCTACCCCAACGCCGGCCTGCCGAACGCCTTCGGCGGCTACGACGAGACCCCCGAGCAGACCGCGGACTACCTCAGGGAGTTCGCCGAGTCCGGGCTGGTCAACATCGTCGGCGGCTGCTGCGGCACCGGCCCGGAGCACATCCGGCACATCGCCGACCGGGTCAAGGGGCTGCCGCCGCGGGTACCGGCCGAGCCGCCGCAGCGCACCCGCTTCTCCGGTCTGGAGCGCTTCGAGATCGGCCCCGACACCGGCTTCGTGATGATCGGTGAGCGCACCAACGTCACCGGTTCCAAGCGGTTCCGCAGGCTCATCGAGTCGAAGGACTACAACGGCGCGCTGGACGTCGCGCTGGACATGGTCCGCGGCGGCGCGAACATCCTCGACGTCAACATGGACGCCGACCTGCTCGAGTCGGCCGACGAGATGCGCACCTTCCTCAACCTGCTGGCCACCGAGCCCGAGGTCGCCCGGCTGCCGATCATGATCGACAGCTCGCGGTGGTCGGTGATCGAGGCCGGCCTGCAGTGCGTGCAGGGCAAGGGCGTCGTCAACTCGATCAGCCTCAAGGAGGGCGAGGAGCCCTTCCTGGAGCAGGCCCGCAAGGTCAAGGCCTACGGCGCGGGCGTCGTCGTCATGGCCTTCGACGAGAGCGGCCAGGCCGACACCGCCGACCGCAAGGTCGAGATCTGCGGACGCGCCTACGACCTGCTCGTCGAGAAGGCCGGGCTCGACCCGCACGACATCATCTTCGACCCGAACATCCTCGCCGTCGCCACGGGCATGGAGGAGCACAACGACTACGCGAAGGCCTTCATCGAGGCCTGCCCCCGGATCAAGGAACGCTGCCCCGGCGCCCACATCTCCGGTGGTGTCTCGAACCTGTCCTTCGCCTTCCGCGGCAACAACGTGGTCCGCGAGGCCATGGACTCGGCCTTCCTGTTCCACGCCATCAAGGCCGGCCTGGACATGGGCATCGTCAACGCCGGCCAGCTCGCGGTCTACCAGGACATCCCCGCCGACCTGCTCGAGATGGTCGAGGACGTCCTGTTCAACCGCCGGCCCGACGCCACCGACCGGCTCGTGGAGAACGCCGACCGGTTCAAGGGCGAGGGCACCCAGCGCAAGGTCGACCTGACCTGGCGGGAGAACGACGTCCGCGCCCGCCTGGAGCACGCCCTCGTGCACGGCATCGTCGACTTCGTCGAGGCCGACACCGAGGAGGCGCGGGCGGAGGCCGCCCGGCCGCTCGACGTCATCGAGGGCCCGCTGATGGACGGCATGAAGGTCGTCGGCGACCTGTTCGGCGACGGCAAGATGTTCCTGCCCCAGGTCGTGAAGTCCGCCCGCGTGATGAAGCGCGCCGTCGCCTACCTCGAGCCCTTCATGGAGAAGGAGAAGGAGGAGGCCAAGGCCCGCGGCGAGATCGACACCCGCGGCAACGGCAAGGTCGTCATGGCCACGGTCAAGGGCGACGTGCACGACATCGGCAAGAACATCATCGGCGTCGTCCTGGGCTGCAACAGCTACGAGGTCATCGACCTCGGCGTCATGGTGCCCGCCCAGACCATCCTCGACACCGCTGTCGCCGAGGGGGCGGACGTCGTCGGGCTGTCCGGCCTGATCACCCCCTCGCTCGACGAGATGGTGAACGTGGCCACCGAGATGGAGCGGCGCGGCCTGAAGCTGCCGCTGCTCATCGGCGGTGCCACCACCTCCCGCCAGCACACCGCGGTGAAGATCGCCCCGCAGTACCAGGGCGACGTGCTGCACGTCCTGGACGCCTCCCGGGTGGTCGGGGTCGTGTCCGACCTGCTCGACGACGACCGCGCCGAGGTCCTGTCCGCGCGCAACGACGCCGACCAGCAGCGGCTGCGCGAGCAGCACGAGGGGCGGCAGGCCGCGCCGCTGCTGCCCTTCGCCGACGCCGTCGCCAACCGCGAGGTCGTCGACTTCGGCGAGCTGCCCGTCCCGGAGTTCACCGGGGTCCGGCCCTGCGAGCCGACGATCGCCGAGCTCCGCGAGCTGATCGACTGGCAGTTCCTGTTCCTGGCCTGGGAGCTGAAGGGCAAGTTCCCGCAGATCCTGAACTCGCCGGTCGCGAAGGAGCTCTACGACGACGCCAACGCGATGCTCGACCAGATCATCGCCGAGGACCGGTTCACCGCCCGCGGCGTCTACGGCTTCTGGCCGGCCCGCGCCGAGGGCGAGGACATCGTGATCTCGCCCGAGGGCGGCGACGTGCGGCTGCCGATGCTGCGCCAGCAGACCGTCAAGCCGCAGGGGCGGGCCAACCGGAGCCTCGTGGACTACGTGGCACCCGAGGGGGACCACCTCGGCGCGTTCGCGGTGTCCATCCACGGTGCCGAGGACATGGCGGCCGAGTTCGAGGCCGCGCTCGACGACTACAAGGCCATCATGGTGAAGGCGCTGGCCGACCGGCTGGCCGAGGCCTTCGCCGAGTACGCCCACCGGCAGGCCCGTCGCGAGTGGTTCGAGCCCGACGCGAACCAGGCCGTCGAGGACCTGCACGCCGAGCGGTTCCGGGGCATCCGGCCCGCGTTCGGCTACCCGGCCTGCCCGGACCACACGCTCAAGCGGCCGCTGTTCGACCTGCTGGGCGCGGAGGAGACCGGGGTGGGGCTCACCGAGTCCTTCGCCATGACCCCGGCGGCCGCGGTCAGCGGCATGATGTTCGCCCACCCGGAGTCGCGGTACTTCACCGTCGGCCGGATCGGGCCCGACCAGGTCGCCGACTACGCCGGCCGGCTCGGCGTGGACGTCGCCGTCGTCGAGAAGTGGCTGCGCCCGAACCTGGGCTACACCCCCGATGCCTGA
- a CDS encoding HAD family hydrolase gives MPEPTTIRPAGVLLDMDGTLIDSEKVWEVALNDLMKHLGAPELSLGARLESVGGSLDSSLRICFREAGRDPDTVPADEYRETGEWLYDRAGELFTHGVPWRPGARELLTALREAGIPAVLVTNTIRVLVERALETLGREHFVAVVPGDEVREPKPQPEPYRRGAELIGVDPGDCVAVEDSPTGALSAERAGCAVLVVPCELDVPAGPRRVLRETLAGIGPAELGAVLAEVRTR, from the coding sequence ATGCCTGAGCCGACGACGATCCGGCCCGCGGGCGTGCTGCTGGACATGGACGGCACCCTGATCGACTCGGAGAAGGTGTGGGAGGTCGCTCTCAACGACCTCATGAAGCACCTCGGCGCGCCCGAGCTGAGCCTCGGGGCCCGGCTGGAGTCCGTCGGCGGTTCGCTGGACTCGTCGCTGCGGATCTGCTTCCGGGAGGCCGGACGCGACCCGGACACCGTGCCCGCCGACGAGTACCGCGAGACCGGCGAGTGGCTCTACGACCGCGCCGGTGAGCTGTTCACCCACGGTGTGCCGTGGCGGCCGGGCGCCCGGGAGCTGCTCACCGCGCTGCGCGAGGCCGGCATCCCGGCCGTGCTCGTCACCAACACCATCCGGGTGCTGGTGGAGCGGGCGCTGGAGACGCTGGGCCGGGAGCACTTCGTCGCCGTCGTGCCCGGCGACGAGGTGCGTGAGCCCAAGCCGCAGCCCGAGCCCTACCGGCGCGGTGCCGAGCTGATCGGGGTCGACCCCGGCGACTGCGTCGCGGTGGAGGACTCACCGACGGGTGCGCTCTCGGCGGAGCGGGCCGGCTGCGCGGTGCTGGTGGTGCCCTGCGAGCTCGACGTGCCCGCCGGACCGCGCAGGGTGCTGCGCGAGACCCTCGCCGGGATCGGCCCGGCCGAGCTCGGGGCGGTCCTCGCGGAGGTCCGGACCCGCTGA
- a CDS encoding phosphoribosyl-ATP diphosphatase, producing the protein MKTFDDLFAELAAKARDRPAGSGTVAALDAGVHAQGKKVLEEAGEVWIAAEYQGDDELAEEISQLLYRLQVIMLQRGLTLEDVYKHL; encoded by the coding sequence GTGAAGACTTTCGACGACTTGTTCGCCGAGCTGGCGGCCAAGGCCCGGGACCGGCCGGCCGGCTCGGGGACCGTCGCCGCGCTCGACGCCGGGGTGCACGCCCAGGGCAAGAAGGTGCTCGAGGAGGCCGGTGAGGTCTGGATCGCCGCCGAGTACCAGGGTGACGACGAGCTGGCGGAGGAGATCTCGCAGCTGCTGTACCGGCTGCAGGTGATCATGCTTCAGCGGGGGCTCACCCTCGAGGACGTGTACAAGCATCTGTAG
- the hisG gene encoding ATP phosphoribosyltransferase — MLRVALPNKGTLAEPAATMMREAGYRQRTDSRDLSVVDEENEIEFFYLRPKDIATYVGKGDLHLGVTGFDLMEESGSQTQEIIPLGFGRSRFHFAAPADADWKIEDLDGRKIATSYPRLVRSYLSGKRIGAEIVKLDGAVEISIQLGLADAIADVVSSGRTLRQHGLQIIGEAIATSQATLIEREKRHDRAEDAETTRLKKVFADRLQGVVVAREYLMMDFDCPEGLLEAVEKVAPGLQAPTVSPLSKKGWVAVRTMVRTKDTNRVMDKLADIGATAILTSEIRSCRAMTVNGHGH, encoded by the coding sequence ATGCTCCGCGTGGCACTGCCGAACAAGGGCACCCTGGCCGAGCCCGCCGCGACGATGATGCGCGAGGCCGGGTACCGCCAGCGGACCGACTCGCGCGACCTCAGCGTGGTCGACGAGGAGAACGAGATCGAGTTCTTCTACCTGCGGCCCAAGGACATCGCGACCTACGTCGGCAAGGGTGACCTGCACCTGGGCGTCACCGGCTTCGACCTCATGGAGGAGTCGGGCAGCCAGACCCAGGAGATCATCCCGCTCGGCTTCGGCAGGTCGCGGTTCCACTTCGCCGCCCCGGCCGACGCCGACTGGAAGATCGAGGACCTCGACGGCCGCAAGATCGCGACGTCCTACCCCCGCCTGGTCCGCTCCTACCTGTCGGGCAAGCGGATCGGCGCCGAGATCGTGAAGCTCGACGGCGCGGTGGAGATCTCCATCCAGCTCGGTCTGGCCGACGCGATCGCCGACGTCGTGTCCTCCGGCCGCACGCTGCGCCAGCACGGTCTGCAGATCATCGGCGAGGCCATCGCCACCTCGCAGGCCACGCTCATCGAGCGGGAGAAGCGGCACGACCGCGCCGAGGACGCCGAGACCACCCGTCTGAAGAAGGTCTTCGCCGACCGGCTGCAGGGCGTCGTCGTGGCCCGTGAGTACCTGATGATGGACTTCGACTGCCCGGAGGGGCTGCTCGAGGCCGTGGAGAAGGTCGCGCCGGGCCTGCAGGCGCCGACGGTCTCGCCGCTGTCGAAGAAGGGCTGGGTCGCGGTCCGCACGATGGTGCGCACCAAGGACACCAACCGCGTGATGGACAAGCTCGCCGACATCGGCGCCACCGCGATCCTCACCTCGGAGATCCGGTCCTGCCGCGCGATGACGGTCAACGGCCACGGCCACTGA
- a CDS encoding thioesterase family protein, whose amino-acid sequence MSAPPPIPPGPFYLPRGEHTADGVTHAAFEATPSTTGPWFADAQHMGPPSALLVRALEQLPASRPGGAGDDWRIARVTVEVLGAVPAGPVTVTAGVERPGRTIELLSATMRAGDRDVLRARAWRLAASDTAAVAVGQTAPLPGRDTAVVRTERPDGWLPGFLDAVEWAWLDGGRLGTDGPGRGWIRMRVPLVEGEEPSPAQRLMVAADCANGLAAPLDAARWLFVNTELTVHLHRAPAGEWIGVDAATVVGPDGLGTCSATLFDDDGHTGRSAQALTVRAR is encoded by the coding sequence GTGAGCGCACCGCCCCCGATCCCGCCCGGCCCGTTCTACCTGCCCCGCGGCGAGCACACCGCCGACGGCGTCACCCACGCCGCGTTCGAGGCGACCCCGTCGACCACCGGCCCCTGGTTCGCCGACGCCCAGCACATGGGACCGCCCTCGGCGCTGCTGGTCCGTGCGCTCGAGCAGCTGCCCGCGTCCCGGCCCGGCGGCGCCGGGGACGACTGGCGGATCGCCCGCGTCACCGTCGAGGTGCTCGGGGCGGTGCCCGCCGGGCCGGTCACGGTGACCGCGGGCGTCGAGCGGCCCGGGCGGACGATCGAGCTGCTGTCGGCGACGATGCGCGCCGGCGACCGCGACGTGCTCCGGGCGCGGGCCTGGCGGCTCGCCGCCTCCGACACCGCCGCCGTCGCGGTCGGGCAGACAGCGCCGCTGCCCGGCCGGGACACCGCCGTCGTGCGGACCGAGCGGCCGGACGGCTGGCTGCCCGGGTTCCTCGACGCGGTCGAGTGGGCCTGGCTCGACGGCGGCCGCCTCGGCACCGACGGCCCGGGTCGGGGCTGGATCCGGATGCGGGTCCCACTCGTCGAGGGCGAGGAGCCGAGCCCGGCACAGCGGCTGATGGTCGCCGCGGACTGCGCGAACGGGCTCGCCGCACCGCTGGACGCGGCCCGCTGGCTGTTCGTCAACACCGAGCTGACGGTGCACCTGCACCGGGCCCCGGCCGGTGAGTGGATCGGCGTGGACGCCGCGACCGTCGTCGGGCCGGACGGGCTGGGCACCTGCTCGGCCACCCTGTTCGACGACGACGGGCACACCGGTCGGAGCGCCCAGGCGCTGACCGTCCGGGCCCGTTAG
- a CDS encoding RecB family exonuclease yields the protein MTAAPSDESGPFQAEAGPEVVTPAVGPIVGAPPRPPALSPSRAADFRRCPLLYRFRAVDRLPEPPSRAQVRGTLVHSVLEQLFAREPADRTPRAARELLGPCWDDLAAADPAVAALFTGPEDPQLALWLDSASALLDRYFVLEDPAGVTATAVEARIEATLDGADGAAPVPLRGILDRLDDGPDGLRVVDYKTGATPGEGYESGVLFQLKFYALAVLLTHGRVPDELRLLYLADGTALTYRPDAEELTRFGRLLDAVWTAIRLAAPTGDFRPRPGPACRTCDHQARCPAWGGTPPPYPGWPGGGA from the coding sequence ATGACCGCAGCCCCCTCCGACGAGTCTGGCCCGTTCCAGGCCGAGGCGGGCCCCGAGGTCGTCACCCCGGCCGTCGGCCCGATCGTCGGGGCACCACCGCGCCCGCCCGCGCTGTCGCCGTCGCGGGCAGCGGACTTCCGCCGCTGCCCGCTGCTCTACCGGTTCCGCGCGGTCGACCGGCTGCCGGAGCCGCCGTCGCGGGCGCAGGTCCGCGGCACCCTGGTGCACTCCGTGCTGGAGCAGCTGTTCGCCCGGGAGCCGGCCGACCGGACCCCACGCGCGGCCCGGGAGCTGCTCGGCCCCTGCTGGGACGACCTCGCCGCGGCCGATCCCGCCGTGGCCGCGCTGTTCACCGGCCCGGAGGACCCCCAGCTCGCGCTCTGGCTGGACTCGGCCTCCGCACTGCTGGACCGCTACTTCGTGCTGGAGGACCCGGCCGGCGTCACCGCGACGGCGGTGGAGGCCCGCATCGAGGCGACCCTCGACGGGGCGGACGGCGCGGCCCCGGTACCGCTGCGCGGCATCCTGGACCGGCTCGACGACGGTCCCGACGGCCTGCGGGTCGTCGACTACAAGACCGGCGCGACGCCCGGGGAGGGCTACGAGTCCGGCGTGCTGTTCCAGCTCAAGTTCTACGCGCTGGCGGTCCTGCTGACCCACGGCCGTGTCCCCGACGAGCTGCGCCTGCTCTACCTGGCCGACGGCACCGCCCTGACCTACCGGCCCGACGCCGAGGAGCTCACCCGGTTCGGGCGCCTGCTCGACGCGGTGTGGACCGCCATCCGGCTCGCCGCCCCCACCGGGGACTTCCGGCCCCGCCCCGGCCCGGCCTGCCGCACCTGCGACCACCAGGCCCGCTGCCCCGCCTGGGGCGGCACTCCCCCGCCGTACCCCGGCTGGCCGGGCGGCGGGGCATGA
- a CDS encoding tRNA (adenine-N1)-methyltransferase, with product MQLTDPKGRHYTVVLQAGGSYHTHRGQIDHDDIIGSPEGGLVHSAANTPYLTLRPRLADYVLSMPRGAQVIYPKDSAQILMWGDVFPGARVLEAGAGSGALTCSLLQAVGPTGKVISYEVREDHAPHAVTNVETFFGQRPPHWELTVGDVRDHRGEVDRVVLDMLSPWDVLDTVRDCLVPGGILVGYVATTTQLSVLTEALREMQCWTEPESWEAMVRPWHVVGLAVRPEHRMIAHTAFLLTTRRLADGVTPPRQQRRPTGR from the coding sequence GTGCAGCTCACCGACCCCAAGGGGCGCCACTACACCGTCGTCCTGCAGGCGGGCGGGTCGTACCACACCCACCGCGGCCAGATCGACCACGACGACATCATCGGCTCGCCCGAGGGCGGGCTCGTGCACTCGGCGGCCAACACGCCGTACCTGACCCTGCGGCCCCGCCTGGCCGACTACGTCCTGTCGATGCCGCGTGGCGCCCAGGTGATCTACCCGAAGGACTCCGCGCAGATCCTGATGTGGGGCGACGTGTTCCCCGGCGCCCGGGTGCTGGAGGCCGGCGCCGGGTCCGGCGCGCTGACCTGCTCGCTGCTGCAGGCCGTCGGGCCGACCGGGAAGGTGATCTCCTACGAGGTCCGCGAGGACCACGCCCCGCACGCGGTCACCAACGTCGAGACCTTCTTCGGGCAGCGGCCCCCGCACTGGGAGCTGACCGTCGGCGACGTCCGGGACCACCGCGGCGAGGTCGACCGGGTCGTGCTGGACATGCTCTCCCCGTGGGACGTGCTCGACACCGTCCGCGACTGCCTGGTCCCGGGCGGGATCCTCGTCGGCTACGTGGCGACCACCACCCAGCTGTCGGTGCTCACCGAGGCGCTGCGCGAGATGCAGTGCTGGACCGAGCCGGAGTCGTGGGAGGCGATGGTCCGCCCCTGGCACGTGGTCGGTCTCGCCGTCCGTCCGGAGCACCGGATGATCGCCCACACGGCCTTCCTGCTGACCACCCGGCGGCTCGCCGACGGCGTCACACCGCCCCGGCAGCAGCGGCGGCCGACCGGCCGCTGA